A stretch of Blastocatellia bacterium DNA encodes these proteins:
- the uvrC gene encoding excinuclease ABC subunit UvrC gives MTLAEKIRRLPEAPGCYLFRDHAGEVIYIGKAKNLRHRVRQYFHSSRWHDAKTSELVAHITDLEYIVTDTEIEALILEGHLIKRYQPRFNALLKDDKHYPHLKLTINEPFPRVVKVRKIERDGALYFGPYLPASLADQVLDLIQREFRLRPCSDEVFHTYQRKGRPCLQYQIKRCLGPCVEGLFGRDQYWEAVRDVRLFLEGKNRDLARSLRERMERAAEELRFEAAARYRDLLRVVERLGEEQKMALPTEVDADIFGLHTDGRRLALYLFTMREGKIVGKRDFYWEELPPGDLGRFLAQVLVQYYEAGDYVPSEIVLPCAIEDRRLIERWLSARKGRRVRVQEPKRGVKRELVALATQNAKLAFEERFRVLRPEMSQVLEELGRALGLPQPPQRIEAFDVSHLQGTEMVASLVVCEAGAMRKSEYRHYLVKTAREGDDYGALREVVHRRYARVLREARPLPDLVLIDGGKGQLRAAAEALEELNLATLPVAALAKREEVLYVQGRAEPLVLDRHSPALHLIQMIRDEAHRFAVTFHRRRRQRRDFASELLAIPGIGERRKDRLLRNFGSVARIRRATVEELRPFVGERLAQRIVEYFAASSPPSEEETGLLAFDHSSET, from the coding sequence ATGACGCTCGCGGAGAAAATCCGACGGCTTCCTGAAGCCCCCGGGTGCTATCTCTTTCGCGATCACGCCGGGGAAGTCATTTACATCGGGAAGGCGAAGAACTTGCGCCATCGCGTGCGGCAGTATTTCCATTCCTCGCGTTGGCACGACGCGAAGACGTCGGAATTGGTCGCCCACATCACCGATCTCGAATACATCGTCACCGACACGGAGATCGAAGCGCTCATCCTGGAGGGACATCTCATCAAGCGATATCAACCGCGCTTCAATGCCCTCCTCAAGGACGACAAGCACTATCCGCATCTGAAGCTGACGATCAACGAGCCATTCCCGCGCGTCGTGAAGGTGCGCAAGATCGAGCGCGACGGCGCGCTGTATTTCGGTCCATATCTGCCGGCATCGCTCGCGGACCAAGTGCTCGATCTCATCCAGCGGGAGTTCCGCTTGCGTCCGTGCTCGGACGAAGTGTTTCACACCTATCAGCGAAAGGGACGGCCTTGCTTGCAGTATCAGATCAAGCGGTGTTTAGGGCCGTGTGTGGAAGGGCTCTTCGGCCGCGATCAATATTGGGAAGCGGTGCGCGACGTGCGCCTGTTTCTGGAAGGGAAGAATCGCGATCTGGCTCGGAGCTTACGCGAGCGCATGGAGCGGGCGGCCGAAGAATTGCGCTTCGAGGCCGCTGCGCGATATCGGGATCTGCTGCGCGTCGTCGAGCGCCTCGGGGAGGAGCAGAAGATGGCGCTCCCGACGGAAGTGGATGCGGACATCTTCGGCCTCCACACGGATGGGCGACGGCTAGCGCTCTATCTCTTCACCATGCGCGAAGGGAAGATCGTCGGCAAGCGCGATTTCTATTGGGAGGAACTGCCGCCGGGGGATCTGGGGCGCTTCCTCGCACAGGTGCTCGTGCAGTATTACGAGGCGGGGGATTACGTGCCATCGGAGATCGTCCTCCCGTGCGCCATCGAGGATCGGCGATTGATCGAGCGATGGCTGAGCGCGAGAAAAGGGCGGCGCGTGCGCGTGCAGGAGCCCAAGCGCGGCGTGAAGCGAGAGCTGGTCGCACTCGCCACGCAAAACGCCAAGCTCGCGTTCGAGGAGCGCTTTCGCGTGCTGCGCCCAGAGATGTCTCAGGTCCTGGAGGAATTAGGGCGCGCCCTGGGATTGCCGCAACCGCCCCAGCGGATTGAAGCGTTCGACGTCTCGCATTTGCAGGGGACGGAGATGGTCGCCTCCCTCGTCGTGTGCGAGGCCGGAGCAATGCGCAAAAGCGAGTATCGCCATTATCTTGTGAAAACGGCTCGGGAAGGAGACGATTACGGAGCCCTTCGCGAAGTCGTCCATCGGCGTTACGCCCGCGTGCTGCGCGAGGCGCGTCCGCTCCCTGATCTCGTGCTCATTGATGGAGGGAAGGGACAACTGCGGGCTGCCGCGGAAGCGCTCGAGGAGCTGAACCTCGCGACGCTTCCGGTCGCCGCTCTCGCCAAACGGGAGGAGGTTCTGTATGTCCAGGGGCGGGCGGAGCCACTCGTCCTCGATCGTCATTCGCCAGCGCTGCATCTGATTCAGATGATCCGCGACGAGGCGCATCGTTTCGCGGTGACATTCCACCGACGACGTCGGCAACGACGGGATTTCGCTTCGGAGTTGCTCGCGATTCCCGGCATCGGCGAGCGGCGAAAGGACCGACTATTGCGGAATTTCGGGAGCGTCGCGCGCATCCGACGCGCGACGGTCGAAGAGCTGCGGCCATTCGTCGGCGAGCGGCTTGCCCAGCGGATTGTGGAATATTTCGCAGCGTCCTCCCCGCCTTCGGAGGAGGAGACGGGGCTACTAGCGTTCGATCATTCATCCGAAACGTGA
- a CDS encoding glycosyltransferase — MLVRILILAQLFIIGYTLLYNTVNLLLMVLAFWRIRFFLRERSVLDPEFAYASPYTPLISLIVPAHNEERTIVESVRALLRLRYPRLEVIVVNDGSTDRTREVLQEAFALVRRDLPHHAPLKTAPIKGLYEARSEKPAHVQRLILVDKEKGGKADALNAGINVALAPYICTVDADSLIDEKALLQLIAAVQKDPGQIVAIGGQVSVANGRVVEPGRVRSTQLPKRALVLLQFVEYLRSFTMGRTALAMLRALLILSGVFALYRRDVLIRIGGFLTENMRTRLGREYARDAPQTVTEDLEIILRLYRYMYDKKIEGRVDFLPYPIAWTEVPEVLADLRKQRKRWYRGLVENLLVFYRDMLFNRRYGRIGLLAMPYQVLFEVFGPVIELSGYLILLICIPLGLLSVEYAVLFFLSAVLYGIFVSTSAILFGIWSEAVYRSVGYHSLFTYSPKETLKLLLFTVLSHLGYRQLIILWQVGTLVDMVLGRAPTWEKIRRRGFSSAAPEQSLPEQGVIVPGSSAKG; from the coding sequence ATGCTCGTCCGAATCCTTATCCTCGCGCAACTCTTCATCATCGGCTACACGCTGCTTTACAACACGGTGAACCTTCTCCTCATGGTCCTCGCCTTCTGGCGCATTCGGTTCTTCCTTCGAGAGCGTTCGGTACTTGATCCGGAATTCGCGTACGCTTCACCGTATACCCCTTTGATCTCGCTCATCGTGCCCGCCCACAATGAGGAACGGACGATCGTCGAATCCGTGCGCGCGCTGCTGCGCTTGCGCTATCCGCGCCTGGAGGTCATCGTCGTCAACGACGGCTCGACCGATCGCACGCGCGAGGTGCTGCAAGAGGCGTTCGCCTTGGTGCGGCGTGATCTCCCCCACCATGCGCCACTGAAGACGGCTCCCATTAAGGGACTCTACGAAGCCAGGAGTGAGAAACCCGCTCACGTTCAGCGGCTCATCCTCGTGGATAAGGAGAAGGGCGGCAAAGCCGATGCGCTCAATGCTGGGATCAACGTGGCACTGGCTCCCTACATTTGTACGGTGGATGCTGACTCGCTCATTGACGAGAAGGCGCTCCTTCAGCTTATCGCCGCCGTACAAAAAGATCCCGGGCAGATCGTCGCCATCGGCGGACAGGTCAGCGTCGCCAATGGGCGCGTTGTCGAACCGGGTCGCGTGCGCTCGACGCAGTTGCCGAAACGTGCTCTCGTGCTCCTTCAATTCGTCGAATACCTCCGATCATTCACGATGGGGCGAACGGCGTTGGCGATGCTCCGGGCCTTGCTCATCCTCTCGGGCGTCTTCGCCCTCTATCGCCGGGATGTGCTCATCCGCATCGGGGGCTTTCTCACCGAAAATATGCGCACCCGCCTTGGACGCGAATACGCGCGCGACGCGCCACAGACGGTGACCGAAGACCTGGAGATCATCCTGCGGCTCTACCGCTACATGTACGACAAAAAGATCGAGGGGCGCGTGGACTTCCTCCCTTATCCGATCGCATGGACCGAGGTGCCCGAGGTGCTCGCCGACCTGCGGAAGCAACGAAAGCGATGGTATCGCGGGCTCGTGGAAAACCTCCTCGTCTTCTATCGCGATATGCTCTTCAACCGGCGCTACGGTCGGATTGGACTTCTGGCCATGCCCTATCAGGTGTTGTTCGAAGTCTTCGGCCCCGTGATTGAATTAAGCGGCTATCTCATCCTCCTCATTTGCATCCCCCTGGGCTTATTGAGCGTCGAGTATGCTGTGCTCTTCTTCCTCTCGGCTGTCCTCTACGGCATCTTCGTCTCGACCTCCGCGATTCTCTTCGGAATTTGGTCCGAGGCCGTCTATCGCTCGGTTGGGTATCACTCGCTCTTCACCTACAGTCCCAAGGAGACGTTGAAGCTCTTGCTCTTCACCGTCCTCTCGCATTTGGGGTATCGCCAACTGATCATTCTCTGGCAGGTGGGGACGCTGGTGGACATGGTGCTCGGTCGCGCCCCCACGTGGGAGAAGATTCGTCGGCGAGGCTTCTCTTCGGCAGCGCCCGAGCAGTCCCTTCCCGAGCAAGGAGTCATCGTGCCCGGTTCTTCTGCGAAGGGCTGA
- a CDS encoding Spy/CpxP family protein refolding chaperone, whose amino-acid sequence MRRSVILGLALSLLVGGGGTIWAQRPAELLRLREYLGLTPEQVTQIQERLKAYRNEIFPLQQQLRAKSHELRLALDAPQPNATAIGQLVLERRALRQQLREKQQKLRADLEALLTPEQKQKLTEWRQMRPPLRPRRWGFSDAQIGRPFGLPR is encoded by the coding sequence ATGCGACGAAGCGTGATCCTCGGATTGGCGCTCTCGCTTCTCGTGGGGGGAGGGGGGACGATCTGGGCTCAACGCCCGGCCGAGCTTCTGCGCTTGAGAGAATACCTCGGGCTCACTCCGGAGCAAGTCACGCAAATTCAGGAGCGGCTCAAAGCGTATCGGAACGAGATCTTCCCCTTACAGCAGCAATTGCGGGCGAAGTCTCATGAGCTGCGTCTCGCGCTGGATGCGCCACAGCCCAATGCGACAGCGATCGGACAACTCGTCTTGGAACGTCGCGCGCTGCGACAGCAGCTTCGGGAGAAGCAGCAGAAGTTGCGCGCGGACTTGGAAGCTCTTCTCACGCCGGAACAGAAGCAGAAGTTGACCGAATGGCGTCAAATGCGTCCTCCGCTACGTCCCCGCCGATGGGGCTTCTCGGATGCCCAGATCGGAAGACCATTTGGTCTCCCTCGATAG
- the panC gene encoding pantoate--beta-alanine ligase produces the protein MEVIKSAARMQAVARKYRAEGRTIGLIPTAGHLHEGHLSLIRRAHELAEILVVAISPPPLVGERPEGERRGGREKPARYLSDEVEVLSPLGVHYVFAPTKEELFAEGACTEVVVRGLSERLYGATHPEHFVRLTTYLMVLFNVIHPHFVIFGWKDAQQVVIARRMVRDLHVDVEVVTCPIVRDADGLAIAPENEWLTERERQAARVIPQALEKAQVLVAAGERHTANILKVMREMIEAHPAIRIEYLSIVDGETLEPIPLLEDRPALVMVAAVVGKVRLSDNVLLNA, from the coding sequence ATGGAGGTGATCAAGAGCGCAGCGCGCATGCAGGCGGTCGCCCGGAAGTATCGGGCCGAGGGGCGAACGATCGGCTTGATTCCGACGGCCGGGCATCTGCATGAGGGACATCTGAGCCTCATCCGCCGCGCGCATGAGCTGGCCGAGATCCTCGTTGTCGCCATTTCGCCTCCGCCGCTCGTGGGGGAGAGGCCTGAGGGGGAGCGCCGGGGAGGACGGGAGAAACCGGCGCGGTATCTCTCCGACGAGGTCGAGGTCCTCTCGCCTTTGGGCGTGCATTACGTCTTCGCCCCGACCAAGGAAGAGCTATTTGCCGAGGGGGCATGCACGGAGGTCGTCGTCCGCGGGTTGAGCGAGCGGCTCTATGGAGCAACTCATCCGGAACATTTCGTCCGACTGACGACGTATCTGATGGTCCTCTTCAACGTCATTCATCCGCACTTCGTGATCTTCGGCTGGAAGGATGCGCAGCAGGTTGTGATCGCGCGTCGGATGGTCCGAGATCTTCACGTGGATGTGGAGGTCGTCACGTGTCCGATCGTGCGGGATGCCGATGGATTGGCGATCGCGCCTGAGAACGAGTGGCTCACCGAACGCGAGCGTCAAGCGGCGCGCGTGATCCCACAAGCGTTGGAGAAAGCGCAAGTCCTGGTGGCTGCGGGGGAACGTCATACGGCGAATATCCTCAAGGTGATGCGCGAGATGATCGAGGCGCATCCGGCGATCCGCATCGAGTACCTCTCCATCGTAGACGGGGAGACACTGGAACCGATCCCACTTCTGGAAGACCGTCCGGCCCTGGTGATGGTGGCGGCGGTCGTCGGGAAGGTGCGATTGAGTGATAACGTCCTCTTGAACGCCTGA
- a CDS encoding M48 family metallopeptidase, translating into MNIRHWKKTVLAVIALGLLVGSSAWSQSSQKATKPLSPNEDPRLIGKRDINKRQWNFYSIEREVQLGRQLAAEIDRYMQILDDPIISEYVNRVGQNLVLHSDAKVPFTIKVIVSDEVNAFALPGGFFYVNTGLIAAADNESELAGVMAHEIAHVAARHALENFTKTQLLSFLQIPLIIFTGGGYYGLGQLIMMGSDLGIYAAFFKFSRGAEKEADILAAQYLWAAGYDPNGLLTFFEKINAMQKTRPGGISKLFMSHPPTPDRIAVVKDLIARFPEREEYIITTSEFNKIKDRLIRLQGLHRRLDEKRAPGSTPEERGRPTLKRRPQGQDQPQEGTQGEEKTGAESAEKSPAPQERPTLRRRNP; encoded by the coding sequence ATGAACATCAGGCATTGGAAAAAGACGGTCCTCGCAGTGATCGCCCTTGGGCTCCTCGTGGGCTCTTCGGCGTGGAGTCAGTCGTCTCAAAAAGCGACGAAACCCCTCAGTCCGAACGAGGACCCACGCCTCATCGGCAAGCGCGACATCAACAAGCGGCAATGGAACTTCTACAGCATCGAGCGCGAAGTCCAATTGGGGCGACAACTGGCGGCCGAGATCGACCGATACATGCAAATCCTCGATGACCCGATCATCAGCGAATATGTCAATCGCGTCGGTCAAAACCTCGTCCTCCACTCCGATGCGAAGGTCCCATTCACGATCAAGGTCATCGTCTCGGATGAAGTGAATGCGTTCGCGCTCCCGGGAGGCTTCTTCTACGTGAACACGGGATTGATCGCGGCTGCCGATAATGAATCGGAATTGGCGGGGGTGATGGCTCACGAGATCGCGCATGTCGCGGCGCGACACGCATTGGAGAACTTCACCAAGACGCAGTTGCTGAGTTTCCTGCAGATCCCGCTCATCATCTTCACAGGAGGGGGATATTACGGCCTCGGTCAACTCATCATGATGGGCTCGGATCTGGGCATCTACGCGGCCTTCTTCAAGTTCAGTCGGGGGGCGGAGAAAGAAGCCGACATTCTTGCTGCTCAATATCTCTGGGCAGCGGGATATGATCCGAATGGGCTGCTGACCTTCTTCGAGAAGATCAACGCGATGCAGAAGACGCGCCCGGGGGGCATCTCGAAGCTCTTCATGTCGCATCCGCCGACGCCCGATCGCATCGCGGTCGTGAAGGATCTGATCGCCCGGTTCCCCGAGCGAGAGGAATACATCATCACCACGTCCGAATTCAACAAGATCAAAGACAGGCTCATTCGGCTGCAGGGGCTGCATCGGCGCTTGGATGAGAAGCGAGCGCCGGGAAGCACGCCTGAAGAGCGTGGCCGACCAACGCTGAAGCGCCGTCCGCAAGGTCAAGATCAACCTCAAGAGGGCACACAGGGAGAGGAGAAGACTGGGGCTGAGTCTGCGGAGAAGTCCCCGGCTCCACAGGAGAGGCCCACCTTGAGGCGGCGGAATCCGTGA
- a CDS encoding decaprenyl-phosphate phosphoribosyltransferase, with product MRLLVLSLRPRHWTKNLILLAPLVFSRHLFEEDRALRAAAAFGIFCLLSGSIYVLNDLRDIERDRRHPIKARRPLASGALSPRLAARFGVLLLGGALALSFWLNVGFGLTALAYAVLQVSYSLWMKAIVILDVFAIAMGFVLRAVAGGEAVAVPLSPWFFICTMLLALFLGLSKRRHELLLLERSAAEHRASLAMYSPLLLDQMIALVTAATIVTYALYTLSAETIARLHTDALKYTVPVVLYGIFRYLYLVYQKGEGGSPEMLLISDRPLFATILLYGAMVVWILYR from the coding sequence GTGCGACTGCTGGTGCTCTCGCTTCGTCCTCGTCATTGGACGAAGAATCTGATCTTGCTGGCACCGCTCGTCTTCTCACGACATCTGTTTGAGGAGGATCGCGCGCTCCGCGCCGCAGCGGCTTTCGGGATCTTCTGCCTGCTCTCTGGAAGCATTTACGTGCTCAACGATCTTCGCGACATCGAGCGGGATCGCCGTCATCCGATAAAGGCGCGACGACCGCTGGCCTCTGGTGCGCTCTCACCGCGCCTGGCAGCGCGCTTCGGCGTGCTCTTGCTCGGTGGAGCGCTGGCGCTTTCATTCTGGCTCAATGTCGGCTTCGGACTCACGGCCCTCGCTTACGCCGTGCTGCAAGTCTCTTACTCGCTCTGGATGAAAGCGATCGTCATTCTCGATGTGTTCGCCATCGCCATGGGTTTCGTCCTACGCGCCGTCGCCGGCGGAGAAGCCGTTGCCGTCCCCCTGTCGCCGTGGTTCTTCATCTGCACGATGCTGCTGGCGCTTTTTTTAGGGTTGAGCAAGCGTCGGCACGAATTGCTCCTACTGGAGCGATCGGCCGCCGAACACCGAGCGAGCTTGGCCATGTACAGCCCGCTCCTTTTGGATCAGATGATCGCACTGGTGACGGCAGCGACGATCGTCACCTATGCGCTCTATACGCTCTCGGCCGAGACGATCGCGCGACTTCATACCGACGCGTTGAAGTACACCGTCCCCGTCGTTTTGTACGGGATCTTCCGCTACCTCTATCTCGTCTACCAGAAGGGGGAAGGAGGAAGCCCGGAGATGCTTTTGATCTCGGATCGTCCATTGTTCGCGACCATCCTGCTGTACGGCGCGATGGTCGTGTGGATCCTCTACCGATAG
- a CDS encoding zinc ribbon domain-containing protein: MPVYEYRCTQCNRKFTVTMSIAEYEKKKVKCPKCGSRKVEQQPVAFYAVTSKKS; this comes from the coding sequence ATGCCGGTCTACGAGTACCGTTGCACGCAATGCAATCGAAAGTTCACCGTGACGATGAGCATTGCCGAATACGAGAAGAAGAAGGTCAAATGCCCCAAATGTGGGAGCCGGAAGGTCGAACAACAACCCGTGGCTTTCTACGCCGTGACTTCGAAGAAGAGTTAA
- a CDS encoding glycosyltransferase family 39 protein — protein sequence MDERTRPTAQASRRDERSLCMKILLAVCVLQGGAFAVAVYVHRGNWLYSDAVFYEQPAWNLVRGYGFSYAREEWEDPDLTRLYQVRHPEAASARFVPAATFPPGYSFFLAGIYGLVGRKPLVAVLANGVLMIATIVLIFALARRAYGYGKELMITLVLVGTYPMWAYWASLVMSDILHVFLLSLFTVIWFTDGLTVRRALLAGFILGLAALVRPYVLLLPVLLGIAGRFFHFPAFRLRYVLPLTLSMSLPVGAWVTRNYLAFGKPMFVSMELGYGFWIATREPWIPSPEWERDIRRELQMLGIQQAYWWRENRRLRQLAFERIRQRPIRYLLASVAKIPRRWLHLGTHTPSWAKAVLGLYFGLGFVLLVMGFFFARFRHQVVLAGSAVLVIYYSLVFLPLHVEARYMLPARPFAFLVSASAVSPLLDFLGTIFSRCLRHWRLPQKLNT from the coding sequence ATGGATGAACGAACTCGTCCAACAGCTCAGGCGTCGCGTCGAGACGAACGATCGTTGTGCATGAAGATTCTCTTGGCTGTGTGCGTCCTTCAGGGAGGTGCTTTTGCGGTCGCCGTTTACGTTCATCGGGGGAACTGGCTCTATTCTGACGCGGTCTTCTACGAGCAGCCAGCCTGGAATCTCGTACGGGGGTACGGCTTCTCCTATGCGCGCGAGGAATGGGAGGATCCTGATCTGACGCGCCTTTATCAGGTAAGGCATCCGGAAGCCGCGTCCGCGCGCTTTGTCCCTGCGGCGACGTTTCCTCCCGGATACAGCTTCTTCCTTGCGGGAATTTATGGACTTGTGGGACGAAAGCCTCTCGTTGCCGTGCTCGCCAATGGCGTGTTAATGATCGCCACCATCGTCTTGATCTTCGCGTTGGCTCGGAGAGCCTATGGTTATGGCAAAGAGTTAATGATCACGCTCGTTCTGGTGGGGACCTATCCCATGTGGGCATATTGGGCGTCACTCGTGATGTCGGACATACTACACGTTTTTTTGCTCTCGCTCTTCACGGTGATCTGGTTCACCGACGGGCTGACGGTTCGAAGGGCACTCCTGGCGGGGTTTATCCTCGGCCTGGCCGCGTTAGTTCGTCCATATGTTCTTTTGCTGCCCGTGCTTCTGGGGATCGCAGGGAGGTTCTTCCATTTCCCAGCCTTCCGCCTCCGTTATGTCCTCCCGCTGACGCTCAGCATGTCTCTTCCTGTGGGTGCGTGGGTGACTCGGAATTACCTCGCCTTTGGGAAGCCGATGTTCGTTTCCATGGAGCTGGGATACGGATTTTGGATCGCCACGCGCGAACCTTGGATTCCTAGTCCGGAGTGGGAGCGTGACATACGGCGGGAACTTCAGATGCTCGGGATTCAGCAGGCATATTGGTGGCGCGAGAATAGGCGCCTGCGTCAGCTCGCCTTTGAGCGCATCCGCCAGCGTCCGATCCGCTATCTCCTCGCGAGCGTCGCGAAGATTCCCCGACGATGGCTCCACCTGGGAACTCATACGCCTTCTTGGGCGAAGGCAGTGTTGGGCCTATACTTCGGCCTCGGATTCGTGCTTTTGGTGATGGGATTCTTCTTTGCGCGCTTTCGGCATCAGGTGGTTCTGGCCGGAAGCGCCGTACTCGTCATCTACTACTCACTCGTCTTCCTGCCACTTCATGTCGAAGCCCGATATATGCTGCCAGCTCGTCCATTCGCCTTTTTGGTCTCGGCTTCGGCTGTAAGTCCATTGCTCGACTTTTTGGGAACCATTTTCTCTCGCTGCCTTCGGCATTGGCGCCTTCCTCAAAAGCTGAATACCTGA
- a CDS encoding zinc ribbon domain-containing protein, which yields MARFCSECGIPLPEKVLFCPSCNASTLDRLLASQTIIPSVESSSAAEEGVFATESSHGEGEGAERALEESVGPLGEGRISAPSEETPSGEGGAGVESAGSVIEAETVPTLTLADAMAALRFLLDHRRILWYGTSTMIGWMLLVVFQLLGSVAVESPKLAATWRIVGWGAFIAMFALSSATLAASLIIEGGPRLRLTWAPASGILQRLPAIVGPATLFAGIIGFGIVLLLALGALARMGTSGRLLWALLFIPQFLLALGIVSAGLALLAALIYGPTLAVTNGGTFSQTLYRLYLLFAREGKRAMGYLLLLLALGGLLGALIQIGIGLVVQGIEHLALWASRGETAAIVRVGREVIAACMPGHVGLEEDRPFVPLRVESDLRLAGFLWAISVIVLRGVGVVIPLLLVSGGGALAAWGLLGRLARSPHRGEEARV from the coding sequence ATGGCGCGATTCTGTTCGGAATGTGGCATTCCATTGCCTGAGAAGGTCCTCTTTTGTCCGAGTTGCAACGCCTCCACACTTGATCGGTTGTTGGCTTCGCAAACGATTATTCCGTCGGTCGAATCTTCCTCGGCAGCCGAGGAGGGAGTCTTCGCCACAGAGTCATCGCACGGTGAAGGGGAAGGGGCGGAGCGGGCCCTTGAAGAATCTGTTGGGCCTCTTGGAGAAGGAAGGATTTCGGCTCCGTCCGAAGAGACGCCGTCAGGCGAGGGAGGAGCAGGAGTTGAGAGCGCCGGTTCGGTCATCGAGGCGGAGACAGTTCCCACGCTGACGCTGGCCGATGCCATGGCCGCACTACGATTTCTTTTGGACCATCGGCGGATTCTGTGGTACGGGACGAGCACGATGATTGGCTGGATGCTCTTAGTCGTTTTTCAGCTCCTTGGATCCGTCGCGGTGGAGTCTCCGAAGTTGGCGGCGACGTGGCGCATCGTCGGATGGGGAGCATTCATCGCGATGTTTGCTCTGAGCTCAGCGACCCTCGCTGCTTCATTGATCATTGAGGGAGGGCCTCGTCTTCGGCTCACATGGGCCCCAGCTTCGGGAATTCTTCAACGACTGCCGGCTATCGTTGGTCCGGCGACGCTGTTCGCCGGGATCATCGGGTTCGGGATTGTGCTCCTGTTAGCTCTCGGAGCGCTCGCGCGAATGGGGACGAGCGGGCGCTTGCTCTGGGCGCTCCTTTTCATCCCGCAGTTCCTGCTCGCGCTAGGGATCGTGTCGGCGGGATTAGCTCTCCTCGCGGCTCTGATCTACGGGCCAACTTTAGCCGTGACCAACGGCGGGACGTTCTCGCAAACGCTCTATCGGCTTTATCTGCTCTTCGCGCGTGAAGGGAAACGCGCCATGGGGTATCTCCTCCTGCTCCTGGCACTTGGTGGCCTCTTGGGAGCGCTGATCCAGATAGGGATCGGGCTTGTGGTTCAAGGGATTGAGCATCTCGCCCTATGGGCGAGCCGAGGAGAGACGGCCGCCATTGTGCGCGTCGGAAGAGAAGTGATCGCGGCGTGTATGCCGGGTCACGTGGGGCTTGAGGAAGATCGGCCTTTCGTTCCCCTCCGAGTCGAGTCCGATCTTCGCTTAGCGGGATTTCTCTGGGCGATCTCAGTCATCGTTCTGAGGGGAGTAGGAGTGGTGATCCCCCTTTTGCTGGTCAGTGGGGGAGGCGCCCTCGCGGCGTGGGGGTTACTCGGGCGCCTCGCACGGTCACCTCATCGGGGTGAAGAGGCGCGCGTTTGA
- a CDS encoding ZIP family metal transporter: MEAAIFGGLAALATIVGGWWVTWPGIAIRRSLLSSLLALGAGFLLAAVFLKVIPTSLDLEVWRGRLSGPLILVLAGYLLIQLFEHTVAPHFHFGEETHAEALAERHVVWAAIGGVALHAFFDGAAIAAGFHVEHRLGILIFIAIFLHKLPEGFTVASVVLASGRSRRAARWASVGVAVATLLGLISVGAVRGTVPYALPLSAGVTLYVAASDLIPEINRENRRAASLIVFLGVALYYMTEKALEEFGR, from the coding sequence ATGGAGGCTGCGATTTTCGGAGGATTGGCCGCGTTGGCCACGATTGTGGGGGGATGGTGGGTGACGTGGCCGGGAATAGCCATCCGCCGATCCCTCCTCTCATCTCTCCTCGCGTTGGGAGCCGGATTCCTCCTGGCCGCGGTCTTCCTGAAGGTCATTCCGACAAGTCTTGATCTGGAGGTTTGGCGCGGGCGCTTGTCAGGGCCGCTGATCCTCGTGCTCGCTGGGTATCTGCTCATTCAGTTGTTCGAGCATACAGTAGCCCCGCATTTTCATTTCGGGGAGGAGACGCATGCCGAGGCGCTCGCGGAACGGCATGTCGTTTGGGCGGCAATCGGCGGTGTGGCCTTGCATGCGTTCTTCGATGGCGCCGCCATTGCCGCCGGGTTTCATGTGGAGCATCGACTGGGCATCCTCATCTTCATCGCTATCTTTCTCCACAAGCTGCCGGAGGGGTTCACGGTCGCCTCGGTCGTCCTCGCATCGGGTCGGTCGCGGCGTGCCGCCCGATGGGCTAGTGTGGGTGTCGCCGTGGCGACGCTCCTGGGGCTGATCTCGGTGGGCGCCGTGCGAGGAACGGTCCCCTATGCCTTGCCGCTCTCGGCGGGAGTGACGCTCTATGTCGCGGCTTCGGATCTGATCCCGGAGATCAATCGCGAGAATCGGCGCGCGGCTTCGCTCATTGTCTTCCTCGGCGTCGCGCTCTATTATATGACGGAGAAGGCGCTCGAGGAGTTCGGGCGATGA
- a CDS encoding DUF350 domain-containing protein gives MGIGTHVVLVGLAVQASRIAEKLSLWDLVATATYGLLGIALSVIGYLIFDLITPFSLGKELVEDKNIAVGIVVAGIIIGIAIIIAAAIS, from the coding sequence ATGGGCATTGGAACGCACGTGGTGCTCGTGGGATTGGCCGTTCAAGCTTCGAGGATCGCAGAGAAACTGAGCCTCTGGGATCTGGTCGCGACGGCGACGTATGGGCTTTTGGGAATCGCTCTCTCGGTCATCGGATATTTGATCTTCGACCTCATCACTCCCTTCTCCTTGGGGAAGGAGTTGGTGGAGGATAAGAACATCGCGGTCGGGATCGTCGTCGCTGGGATCATCATCGGGATTGCGATCATCATCGCGGCCGCCATCTCGTGA